In Spea bombifrons isolate aSpeBom1 chromosome 12, aSpeBom1.2.pri, whole genome shotgun sequence, the following proteins share a genomic window:
- the LOC128470189 gene encoding dual specificity protein phosphatase 8-like codes for MGGERKPPQAMQAQKLAGILREDSEGVLVIDCRSFSEYNNLHVVGSVNLCGSKLARKRLLKELLVLPRHPKIDPSFEKQVVVYDQGNHEILAGHFVSLVVGKLEKKYTSVSLLEGGFAEFSSQFPNLCEGRTTTNILHTSISQPCLSTSTVSVTRILPHLYLGSQNDVMNQEVISQNGITHVLNVSYSCPKPLFIPDNHFLRIPINDSYCEKILPWLSAAVEFIEKVELVNGKVLVHCLAGISRSAAVAIAYIMRSMGLSLDDAYRFVKEKRPTISPNFNFLGQLLEYEMSIAASPPTGADDPSPEVSPTDRRSFDRPCAQEQTFGEQPCQSNSNLSANSQEVEVAIEATKLDGSCTKMESGTTLESRFTSMGISSDHRREISSLKRSFSLDIKSVYTPLCASVETHNNFRTPSMSQLVPSQSLSSKPMGLWDRFLGFGLNFLYYYSEEEEAQPKMGQKERPKENWEQQHSPENFKKRRANTKKLDDGPQRPFTLNIPNCKSQTFLKEKNLDVSPRARTISPVPL; via the exons ATGGGTGGAGAGAGGAAGCCACCTCAAGCTATGCAGGCACAAAAACTGGCCGGGATTTTGCGAGAGGACAGCGAAGGGGTCCTGGTGATTGACTGCCGCTCCTTTAGCGAGTACAATAACCTCCATGTGGTGGGTTCGGTGAACCTCTGTGGCTCCAAGCTGGCTCGGAAACGTCTCCTGAAAGAGTTACTTGTTTTGCCACGCCATCCAAAG ATCGACCCTTCCTTCGAGAAGCAGGTGGTGGTTTATGATCAGGGTAACCATGAAATATTAGCGGGACATTTTGTGTCCTTGGTTGTGGGAAAGCTGGAGAAGAAGTACACGTCTGTTTCTTTACTAGAAG GCGGATTTGCAGAATTCTCGTCTCAGTTCCCAAATCTGTGCGAAGGAAGGACGACCACCAACATACTGCACACAAGCATATCCCAGCCCTGTCTCTCCACCTCCACCGTCTCCGTAACGCGCATCCTACCGCACCTCTACCTTGGCTCGCAAAATGATGTCATGAACCAG GAGGTGATTAGTCAGAACGGCATCACTCATGTGCTGAACGTCAGTTACAGCTGTCCAAAGCCCCTCTTCATTCCCGACAACCACTTCCTACGAATCCCCATCAACGACAGCTACTGTGAGAAGATCCTGCCCTGGCTCAGCGCAGCCGTTGAGTTTATAG aaAAAGTGGAATTGGTAAATGGTAAAGTGTTGGTCCATTGTCTAGCTGGAATCTCCCGCTCGGCAGCTGTCGCGATTGCCTATATTATGAGGTCCATGGGACTCTCTCTGGATGATGCCTACAG GTTTGTTAAAGAGAAGCGACCTACCATTTCCCCCAACTTTAACTTCCTCGGACAACTCCTTGAATACGAAATGAGTATAGCCGCTTCTCCACCCACCGGAGCCGACGATCCATCTCCTGAAGTCAGTCCTACAGACAGAAGGAGCTTCGATCGCCCGTGTGCCCAAGAGCAGACGTTTGGGGAACAGCCTTGCCAAAGCAACAGCAATCTCAGTGCTAACTCTCAGGAAGTAGAGGTAGCGATCGAGGCTACCAAACTAGATGGTTCCTGCACAAAAATGGAGTCCGGAACGACTCTGGAGAGCCGGTTTACCTCCATGGGGATCTCCTCAGACCATCGACGTGAGATTAGTAGTTTGAAGCGCTCCTTCTCTCTGGACATTAAATCCGTATACACACCTCTATGCGCCTCCGTCGAAACGCACAACAACTTTCGCACGCCGTCCATGTCACAGCTGGTGCCGTCCCAGTCGCTCTCCTCCAAGCCGATGGGTTTGTGGGATCGCTTTTTGGGCTTTGGACTTAACTTCTTGTATTACTATTCGGAAGAGGAAGAGGCTCAACCAAAGATGGGACAGAAAGAAAGGCCAAAGGAAAACTGGGAGCAACAACATAGCccagaaaattttaaaaaacgaCGGGCAAACACAAAGAAGCTCGACGATGGACCTCAGCGCCCGTTTACGCTAAACATTCCCAACTGCAAAAGCCAAACCTTTTTAAAGGAGAAGAACTTGGACGTCAGTCCAAGAGCGAGAACTATTTCCCCTGTGCCTCTGTGA